The following proteins are encoded in a genomic region of Actinomadura sp. NAK00032:
- a CDS encoding SDR family oxidoreductase, with the protein MRVLVTGASGWIGSAVVPELIGAGHRVVGLARSDASAAALDRAGAEVRRGTLDDLDVLRDAAAGSDGVIHLAFKHDVAFGEGRFLDAADADRRAVETFADALAGTDRPFVLASGLLGLAPGRLATERDEGDAGDWGEGPSVRQATAKLVLDLASRGVRSSVVRLPPTVHGEGDKGFVAGLVAIARDTGVSGYVGDGANRWPAGHVLDAAHLFRLALEKAPAGSALHASADEGVPLRAIAEVIGRRLGLPVASIAPQDAPGHFGWLAAMVGADSPASSALTRELIGWRPVQAGLLDDLDKGHYFA; encoded by the coding sequence ATGCGCGTTCTCGTCACCGGGGCGTCCGGCTGGATCGGGTCCGCCGTCGTCCCCGAGCTCATCGGCGCCGGCCACCGGGTCGTCGGGCTCGCCCGCTCGGACGCCTCGGCCGCCGCCCTCGACCGGGCCGGAGCCGAGGTCCGGCGCGGCACCCTGGACGATCTCGACGTCCTGCGGGACGCGGCCGCCGGGTCGGACGGGGTGATCCACCTCGCGTTCAAGCACGACGTCGCCTTCGGGGAGGGCCGCTTCCTGGACGCGGCCGACGCGGACCGCCGGGCGGTCGAGACGTTCGCCGACGCGCTCGCCGGTACCGACCGGCCGTTCGTGCTCGCGTCCGGGCTGCTCGGCCTCGCGCCGGGACGCCTGGCGACCGAGCGGGACGAGGGCGACGCCGGGGACTGGGGGGAGGGGCCGTCGGTCCGGCAGGCCACCGCGAAGCTCGTGCTCGACCTCGCCTCGCGCGGCGTCCGCTCGTCCGTCGTGCGGCTCCCTCCGACCGTGCACGGCGAAGGGGACAAGGGCTTCGTCGCGGGTCTGGTGGCCATCGCCCGCGACACGGGCGTCTCCGGGTACGTCGGCGACGGGGCCAACCGCTGGCCCGCCGGGCACGTCCTGGACGCCGCGCACCTGTTCCGGCTGGCGCTGGAGAAGGCCCCGGCGGGGTCCGCGCTGCACGCCTCCGCCGACGAGGGCGTGCCGCTGCGCGCCATCGCCGAGGTGATCGGACGCCGGCTCGGCCTGCCGGTGGCCTCCATCGCCCCGCAGGACGCCCCCGGGCACTTCGGCTGGCTCGCCGCGATGGTCGGGGCCGACAGCCCGGCGTCGAGCGCGCTGACCCGTGAGCTGATCGGATGGCGGCCGGTTCAGGCGGGGCTTCTCGACGACCTGGACAAGGGCCACTACTTCGCCTGA
- a CDS encoding alpha/beta fold hydrolase, whose amino-acid sequence MSTPRFLNLPPGVSRTTVETPRGAFAVLEALPGSGVPERWPALLVPGLTGSKEDFLAVLQTLAASGRRVVALDMRGQYESIGPDDDAAYTRAALGADIASLLDVLGPDPVHLVGHSFGGLVCRETVLSGALPASLTLMSSGPAAATGQAAAKARALRDALPELGLAQIWELALEPDYLGRGVQSEIVAFLRARTVGNSERGLARMADELLTAPDRVEELTKHCADSGLRTLVLYGEDDDVWEPPVQAAMAENLNAAKVVIPGAAHSPAWEAPETTAAALRTFWTETEHTLK is encoded by the coding sequence GTGAGTACGCCCCGGTTCCTGAACCTGCCCCCCGGCGTGAGCCGGACGACCGTCGAGACCCCCCGCGGCGCGTTCGCCGTGCTGGAGGCCCTCCCCGGCTCGGGCGTGCCCGAACGCTGGCCCGCGCTGCTCGTCCCCGGGCTGACCGGCAGCAAGGAGGACTTCCTCGCCGTCCTGCAGACCCTGGCCGCGTCCGGCCGCCGCGTCGTCGCCCTCGACATGCGCGGCCAGTACGAGTCGATCGGGCCGGACGACGACGCCGCCTACACCCGCGCCGCGCTCGGTGCCGACATCGCGTCCCTGCTGGACGTCCTCGGCCCCGACCCCGTCCACCTCGTGGGGCACTCGTTCGGCGGCCTCGTCTGCCGGGAGACCGTGCTGTCCGGGGCGCTGCCGGCGTCGCTGACGCTGATGAGCTCGGGCCCGGCCGCCGCGACGGGCCAGGCCGCCGCCAAGGCGCGCGCCCTCCGCGACGCCCTCCCCGAACTCGGCCTCGCGCAGATCTGGGAGCTGGCCCTCGAACCCGACTACCTGGGACGCGGCGTCCAGTCCGAGATCGTGGCGTTCCTCAGGGCCCGCACCGTCGGCAACTCCGAGCGGGGCCTCGCCCGCATGGCCGACGAGCTGCTCACCGCCCCCGACCGCGTCGAGGAGCTGACCAAGCACTGCGCCGACTCCGGGCTGCGCACCCTCGTCCTCTACGGGGAGGACGACGACGTCTGGGAGCCGCCCGTCCAGGCCGCCATGGCGGAGAACCTGAACGCCGCCAAGGTCGTCATCCCCGGCGCCGCCCACTCCCCCGCCTGGGAGGCGCCGGAGACCACGGCCGCCGCCCTCCGCACGTTCTGGACCGAGACGGAGCACACCCTGAAGTAG
- a CDS encoding glycerophosphodiester phosphodiesterase codes for MPSKPAISAHRRDEAGPAGLAAAAASGAEYVEIDIRRTGDGRLVVHHDPEVGGLRLNRLSYARVQDLASRPVPLVSEAMEIIAGSAKGHLDLKERGCEHETVALAVEAFGRDGFVVTTREITSLLEIKKSFPGVRTALSVGRNLWERGAAHDFAPLRLIRRAGADMVALNHRLARVGVLRQCGRAGIPAMIWTVNAEPVMRRFLGDPRVAVLITDHPGTALKLRDGGGGPDGRARA; via the coding sequence GTGCCTTCCAAGCCGGCCATCTCCGCGCACCGCCGTGACGAGGCGGGGCCGGCGGGCCTCGCCGCGGCGGCCGCGTCCGGTGCCGAGTACGTGGAGATCGATATCAGGCGGACGGGCGACGGGCGCCTGGTCGTCCACCACGATCCCGAGGTCGGCGGGCTGCGGCTGAACCGGCTGAGCTACGCCCGCGTCCAGGACCTCGCGTCCCGGCCCGTGCCGCTGGTCAGCGAGGCCATGGAGATCATCGCGGGCAGCGCCAAGGGGCATCTCGACCTCAAGGAGCGCGGCTGCGAGCACGAGACCGTCGCGCTCGCGGTGGAGGCGTTCGGGCGGGACGGGTTCGTCGTCACCACCCGCGAGATCACCTCGCTGCTGGAGATCAAGAAGAGCTTCCCGGGCGTCCGGACGGCCCTGTCGGTGGGGCGCAACCTGTGGGAGCGCGGCGCCGCGCACGACTTCGCGCCGCTGCGCCTCATCCGCCGGGCGGGCGCCGACATGGTCGCGCTCAACCACCGGCTGGCGCGCGTCGGCGTGCTGCGGCAGTGCGGCCGCGCCGGGATCCCCGCCATGATCTGGACGGTCAACGCCGAACCTGTGATGCGGCGCTTCCTCGGCGACCCGCGCGTCGCCGTGCTGATCACCGACCATCCCGGCACCGCGCTGAAGCTCCGCGACGGCGGGGGCGGCCCGGACGGGCGCGCCCGCGCCTGA
- a CDS encoding DEAD/DEAH box helicase, with translation MEAFPIQELALPIALGGHDIIGQARTGTGKTLAFGAALLQRIEHGGKEPRALVLAPTRELALQVTDDLLVAGGKLGTRVLSVYGGRAYEPQINALREGVDVVVGTPGRLLDLVKQKHLDLSKVGVLVLDEADRMLDLGFLPDIERIIKRIPAQRQTMMFSATMPGEIVALSRQYLTRPTNVRAESHTESDATPQVVQHVFQAHQMDKPEMLARLLQAEGRGLTMIFCQTKRACDRVAADLAQRGFDAAAVHGDLGQSQRERALRAFRNGKIGVLVATDVAARGLDVDDVTHVVNYECPDSADTYVHRIGRTGRAGKEGVAVTLIDWSDLTRWKLVNGQLGLPFAEPQETYSTSPHFFESLGIPAGTKGTLPKEQRHGRAGLDAEELEDIGETGKVRSHTRGDRDRDRGREQERERPRRRKRNRTRTRAGKPVEATATATATAAEAETAADGSAADGTVVDAVATERKRGRTRRRTRAGQPAASQAEASQTA, from the coding sequence GTGGAAGCGTTCCCCATCCAGGAACTCGCCCTCCCGATCGCCTTGGGCGGGCACGACATCATCGGCCAGGCCCGTACGGGCACCGGCAAGACCCTCGCGTTCGGCGCCGCGCTGCTGCAGCGCATCGAGCACGGCGGCAAGGAGCCGCGCGCGCTCGTCCTCGCCCCGACCCGCGAGCTGGCCCTCCAGGTCACCGACGACCTCCTGGTCGCCGGCGGCAAGCTCGGCACCCGCGTCCTGTCGGTGTACGGCGGGCGCGCGTACGAGCCCCAGATCAACGCGCTCCGCGAGGGCGTCGACGTCGTCGTCGGCACCCCCGGCCGCCTCCTCGACCTGGTCAAGCAGAAGCACCTCGACCTGTCCAAGGTCGGCGTGCTGGTGCTGGACGAGGCCGACCGCATGCTCGACCTCGGGTTCCTGCCCGACATCGAGCGGATCATCAAGCGGATCCCGGCGCAGCGCCAGACGATGATGTTCTCGGCGACCATGCCGGGCGAGATCGTCGCGCTGTCGCGGCAGTACCTGACCCGGCCCACCAACGTGCGGGCCGAGTCGCACACCGAGTCGGACGCGACGCCGCAGGTCGTCCAGCACGTCTTCCAGGCCCACCAGATGGACAAGCCGGAGATGCTGGCGCGGCTGCTGCAGGCCGAGGGCCGCGGGCTGACGATGATCTTCTGCCAGACCAAGCGGGCCTGCGACCGGGTGGCCGCCGACCTCGCGCAGCGCGGCTTCGACGCCGCCGCCGTGCACGGCGACCTCGGGCAGAGCCAGCGCGAGCGGGCGCTGCGCGCGTTCCGCAACGGCAAGATCGGCGTGCTGGTGGCCACCGACGTGGCGGCCCGCGGGCTCGACGTCGACGACGTGACCCACGTCGTCAACTACGAGTGCCCCGACAGCGCCGACACCTACGTGCACCGCATCGGCCGCACCGGCCGCGCGGGCAAGGAGGGCGTCGCGGTCACGCTGATCGACTGGTCCGACCTCACCCGGTGGAAGCTGGTCAACGGGCAGCTCGGCCTGCCGTTCGCCGAGCCGCAGGAGACCTACTCGACGTCCCCGCACTTCTTCGAGTCGCTCGGCATCCCGGCCGGCACGAAGGGGACGCTGCCGAAGGAGCAGCGGCACGGGCGCGCCGGGCTGGACGCCGAGGAGCTGGAGGACATCGGCGAGACCGGCAAGGTCCGCAGCCACACCCGCGGCGACCGGGACCGCGACCGGGGACGGGAGCAGGAGCGGGAGCGGCCGCGCCGCCGCAAGCGCAACCGGACCCGCACCCGCGCCGGCAAGCCCGTCGAGGCGACCGCGACCGCGACGGCCACCGCGGCGGAGGCCGAGACCGCCGCGGACGGCTCCGCCGCCGACGGCACCGTCGTCGACGCGGTCGCGACCGAGCGCAAGCGCGGCCGCACCCGCCGCCGCACCCGCGCCGGCCAGCCGGCGGCCTCGCAGGCCGAGGCGTCGCAGACGGCCTGA
- a CDS encoding serine/threonine-protein kinase has protein sequence MTGPPPADTPPWRVGGFTEVRELGAGAQGRVVLARHAGTGAPVAIKYLDRRDGDERAVESLRAEAVMLGRVDDPHVVRLYRFVSAERGVALVMEAVNGVSLKRILAEHGALEPEAALTVLKGSLRGLAAAHAAGVVHRDYKPANVVVRADGLSKLIDFGVAVLAGDGGGSGTPAYMAPEQWEKRPASPATDVYAATCVFYECVTGRRPYGGDLAALAGAHLRASVPVEQVPAALRDLIARGMAKSADDRPAGAADFVAELDAVASSVYGSDWEGRGVRAMAGAAVAVAAVFPLVAAGLAPAGGAAAGTAAAGTGTAVGVTAGGGVSAAVAAKAAGAVIAATAVAAGGAGVYAASTGDEASRADGPRVLQVRPVSFTRTSSGPSTRVTARVPQLSGLPGGLAARVNALVRAPAERWARSAGPDLAAFRPRDDPANPYTGKVEYDVGLKGPKLFSVRYTFSGTVMTRNTPAVRVVTVDLTTGRALAGGDFFRSDALTGPRMSALTRLLAEYGPGHGALCDEGPFWDEESRRYVDTPPASRDLTPALVNEGVLHMLPTRQGIVFYPPVSRMGYSMACGRQWRPFHVPYRRLGRYIRPDVIRAAGAAVPSP, from the coding sequence ATGACCGGTCCGCCGCCCGCCGACACGCCGCCGTGGCGCGTCGGCGGCTTCACCGAGGTCCGCGAGCTGGGGGCGGGCGCGCAGGGCCGGGTGGTGCTGGCGCGGCACGCCGGCACCGGCGCCCCGGTCGCGATCAAGTACCTGGACCGGCGGGACGGGGACGAGCGCGCCGTCGAGTCGCTGCGCGCCGAGGCGGTCATGCTGGGCCGGGTGGACGACCCGCACGTCGTCCGGCTGTACCGGTTCGTCAGCGCCGAGCGCGGCGTCGCGCTCGTCATGGAGGCGGTGAACGGGGTCTCGCTCAAGCGGATCCTGGCCGAGCACGGCGCGCTGGAGCCGGAGGCGGCGCTCACCGTGCTGAAGGGGTCGCTGCGGGGGCTCGCCGCCGCGCACGCGGCCGGGGTGGTGCACCGCGACTACAAGCCCGCGAACGTCGTCGTCCGGGCGGACGGGCTGAGCAAGCTGATCGACTTCGGCGTCGCCGTGCTCGCCGGGGACGGCGGCGGGTCCGGCACGCCCGCCTACATGGCCCCGGAGCAGTGGGAGAAGCGGCCCGCGTCCCCGGCCACCGACGTCTACGCCGCCACCTGCGTGTTCTACGAGTGCGTCACCGGTCGGCGGCCCTACGGCGGCGACCTGGCGGCGCTCGCGGGCGCCCACCTGCGCGCGTCCGTCCCGGTCGAGCAGGTGCCGGCGGCGCTGCGCGACCTGATCGCGCGGGGAATGGCCAAGTCCGCCGATGACCGCCCGGCGGGCGCCGCCGACTTCGTCGCCGAGCTGGACGCCGTCGCGTCCTCGGTCTACGGGTCCGACTGGGAGGGACGCGGCGTGCGGGCGATGGCGGGCGCGGCGGTCGCGGTCGCCGCCGTCTTCCCGCTGGTGGCGGCCGGTCTGGCGCCCGCCGGAGGCGCCGCCGCCGGAACCGCCGCCGCCGGCACGGGCACCGCGGTCGGCGTGACCGCGGGCGGCGGTGTCTCCGCCGCGGTCGCCGCGAAGGCGGCCGGGGCGGTGATCGCGGCGACCGCCGTCGCGGCGGGCGGCGCGGGGGTGTACGCGGCGAGCACCGGCGACGAGGCGTCGCGGGCGGACGGGCCCCGGGTCCTCCAGGTGCGGCCCGTGTCGTTCACCCGGACGAGCAGCGGCCCCTCGACGCGGGTCACGGCGCGGGTGCCGCAGCTGTCCGGGCTTCCCGGCGGGCTGGCGGCCCGGGTCAACGCGCTCGTCCGGGCGCCGGCCGAGCGCTGGGCGCGGAGCGCCGGACCGGACCTGGCCGCCTTCCGGCCGAGGGACGACCCGGCGAACCCGTACACGGGCAAGGTCGAGTACGACGTGGGCCTCAAGGGGCCGAAGCTCTTCTCCGTCCGCTACACCTTCAGCGGGACGGTCATGACGCGCAACACGCCCGCCGTGCGGGTGGTCACCGTCGACCTCACCACAGGCCGGGCGCTGGCGGGCGGCGACTTCTTCCGCTCCGACGCGCTGACAGGGCCGCGCATGAGCGCCCTTACGCGGCTGCTGGCCGAGTACGGTCCCGGGCACGGCGCGCTGTGCGACGAGGGTCCGTTCTGGGACGAGGAGAGCCGCAGGTACGTCGACACCCCGCCCGCGTCGCGGGATCTGACGCCCGCCCTGGTGAACGAGGGCGTCCTGCACATGCTGCCGACGCGCCAGGGGATCGTCTTCTATCCGCCGGTGTCGCGGATGGGGTACTCCATGGCCTGCGGGCGGCAATGGAGGCCGTTCCACGTCCCGTATCGGCGTCTCGGGCGGTACATCAGGCCGGACGTCATCCGGGCGGCGGGCGCGGCCGTTCCCTCGCCCTGA
- a CDS encoding GlsB/YeaQ/YmgE family stress response membrane protein, translating to MIDMLTTILWFIVVGAVIGALARLLVPGRNPIGVLLTLLIGVAGAVLGGVVADALGAGTLIAFVFAVVIAALGVAALTGMNTRGHGGRKRNWRTRRGTF from the coding sequence ATGATCGACATGCTCACGACGATCCTCTGGTTCATCGTCGTCGGTGCCGTCATCGGAGCCCTCGCCCGGCTGCTCGTTCCGGGCCGCAACCCGATCGGCGTATTGCTGACCCTGCTCATCGGGGTCGCCGGCGCCGTCCTCGGCGGTGTCGTCGCGGACGCGCTCGGCGCGGGCACCCTCATCGCCTTCGTGTTCGCGGTCGTGATCGCCGCGCTCGGCGTGGCGGCGCTGACCGGCATGAACACGCGCGGGCACGGCGGCCGCAAGCGCAACTGGCGCACCCGCCGCGGCACGTTCTGA
- a CDS encoding DUF3107 domain-containing protein, with amino-acid sequence MQVRIGVQNVPKELVVDTAQSADEVTEALSDALGEPNGVLVLKDRRAGRIVIPAARVGYLEISEDEQRSVGFGTQYA; translated from the coding sequence TTGCAGGTTCGCATCGGGGTGCAGAACGTTCCCAAGGAACTCGTGGTGGACACGGCGCAGTCGGCCGACGAGGTGACGGAGGCGCTCTCCGACGCGCTCGGCGAGCCGAACGGCGTGCTGGTCCTCAAGGACCGGCGGGCCGGCCGGATCGTGATCCCGGCCGCCCGTGTCGGCTACCTGGAGATCTCCGAGGACGAGCAACGCAGCGTGGGCTTCGGCACGCAGTACGCCTGA
- a CDS encoding TetR/AcrR family transcriptional regulator, protein MTATPDARPRGTRLPRLARRRQLLGAAQEVFVAQGYHAAAMDEIAERAGVSKPVLYQHFPGKLELYLALLDEHAENLVRIVREALESTTDNKLRVQASMQAFYDFVAGDGEAYRLVFESDLRNVAPVRARVDRANQQCAEMIAQVIAEDTNAPAEEAHLLGMGLVGMAEVSARFWLSQHRAIPKDTAEKIIARLAWRGISGFPRTTDQG, encoded by the coding sequence GTGACCGCGACCCCGGACGCCCGCCCCCGCGGTACGCGGCTGCCGCGGCTGGCGCGCCGCAGGCAGCTGCTCGGCGCGGCCCAGGAGGTGTTCGTCGCGCAGGGGTACCACGCTGCGGCGATGGACGAGATCGCCGAGCGCGCAGGCGTCAGCAAGCCCGTGCTGTACCAGCACTTCCCGGGCAAGCTGGAGCTGTACCTGGCCCTGCTGGACGAGCACGCCGAGAACCTGGTGAGGATCGTCCGGGAGGCGCTGGAGTCCACCACGGACAACAAGCTGCGCGTCCAGGCGAGCATGCAGGCCTTCTACGACTTCGTGGCCGGCGACGGCGAGGCCTACCGGCTCGTCTTCGAGTCCGACCTGCGCAACGTGGCGCCCGTGCGGGCCCGCGTCGACCGCGCCAACCAGCAGTGCGCGGAGATGATCGCCCAGGTCATCGCCGAGGACACCAACGCCCCCGCCGAGGAGGCGCACCTGCTCGGCATGGGCCTGGTCGGCATGGCGGAGGTCAGCGCCCGGTTCTGGCTCTCCCAGCACCGCGCGATCCCGAAGGACACCGCCGAGAAGATCATCGCCCGGCTGGCCTGGCGCGGCATCTCCGGCTTCCCGCGCACGACCGACCAGGGCTGA
- a CDS encoding NAD(P)/FAD-dependent oxidoreductase: MSQNHQLSQHHYDAVVLGGGTAGELVAAGLARAGRDVALVESRLVGGESPYFACVPSKSLLLSARRGETWEMALARRDELAGRRGEPTRRRGDDPAVARMAEAGVTVLRGRGRVLEPGRVEVDGAVHGYGDLVVCTGSEPVIPPVEGLADIPLWTSAEALSVPDLPRRLVILGGGPVGCELAQVYAAFGSQVAVVEASGRLLTAEAPFAGEVVADALRRMGVDLRLGAAAGSVERKDVGVRLWLSDGGTLDADRVLVAAGRRPRVEGLGLESLGVALSPGEGVPVDETCQVPSSTGGVWAAGDVTGIARTTHAARYQAQIVLSNLLGQRREADYRAIPRVVHTSPSVYSVGIPPTRAAELRIDLLTAGYDLAATARAAVEADERGRVELYADRTRGLLVGAAAAGRHAEEWMSEIALAIRAETPLSLLADVVHAFPTYGEAVEAPLRELAARWRDGTSEEDRDERDRRPGPAGAR, encoded by the coding sequence TTGTCGCAGAACCACCAGTTGTCGCAGCACCACTACGACGCCGTGGTCCTCGGCGGCGGGACGGCGGGGGAACTGGTCGCGGCCGGGCTCGCCCGCGCCGGGCGGGACGTCGCGCTCGTCGAGAGCCGCCTGGTCGGCGGGGAGTCGCCGTACTTCGCGTGCGTGCCGTCCAAGTCGCTGCTGCTGTCGGCGCGGCGCGGCGAGACCTGGGAGATGGCGCTGGCGCGCCGCGACGAGCTGGCCGGGCGGCGGGGCGAGCCCACCAGGCGCCGCGGCGACGATCCGGCCGTCGCGCGGATGGCCGAGGCCGGCGTCACCGTGCTGCGCGGCCGGGGCCGCGTCCTCGAACCGGGGCGCGTCGAGGTGGACGGGGCCGTGCACGGCTACGGCGACCTCGTCGTCTGCACCGGCAGCGAACCGGTGATCCCGCCCGTCGAGGGCCTCGCCGACATCCCGCTGTGGACGAGCGCGGAGGCGCTGTCGGTGCCCGACCTCCCGCGCCGGCTGGTGATCCTCGGCGGCGGCCCGGTCGGCTGCGAGCTGGCCCAGGTGTACGCGGCGTTCGGGTCGCAGGTCGCGGTCGTGGAGGCGTCCGGGCGGCTGCTGACCGCCGAGGCGCCGTTCGCCGGCGAGGTCGTCGCGGACGCGCTGCGCCGCATGGGCGTCGACCTGCGGCTCGGCGCCGCCGCCGGCAGCGTCGAGCGCAAGGACGTCGGCGTGCGGCTGTGGCTGTCGGACGGCGGGACGCTCGACGCCGACCGCGTCCTCGTCGCCGCCGGGCGCCGGCCCCGCGTGGAGGGCCTCGGGCTGGAGAGCCTCGGCGTCGCCCTCTCGCCGGGCGAGGGCGTCCCCGTGGACGAGACGTGCCAGGTGCCGTCCAGCACGGGGGGTGTGTGGGCGGCCGGTGACGTCACCGGCATCGCGCGTACGACGCACGCGGCCCGCTACCAGGCGCAGATCGTGCTGTCGAACCTCCTCGGGCAGCGCCGCGAGGCCGACTACCGCGCGATCCCGCGCGTCGTCCACACCTCCCCCTCCGTCTACTCGGTCGGGATCCCGCCCACGCGGGCGGCGGAACTCCGCATAGACCTCCTCACCGCCGGGTACGACCTCGCCGCGACGGCGCGGGCGGCGGTGGAGGCCGACGAGCGCGGCCGCGTCGAACTGTACGCCGACCGCACCCGCGGGCTGCTCGTCGGCGCCGCCGCGGCCGGCCGCCACGCCGAGGAGTGGATGAGCGAGATCGCCCTGGCCATCCGCGCGGAGACGCCGCTGAGCCTGCTCGCCGACGTCGTCCACGCGTTCCCGACCTACGGCGAGGCCGTCGAGGCGCCGCTGCGGGAGCTGGCGGCGCGGTGGCGCGACGGGACTTCGGAGGAGGACCGAGATGAGCGAGACCGACGACCTGGACCGGCCGGCGCCCGATGA
- the ligD gene encoding non-homologous end-joining DNA ligase, protein MSGKKTTVDVDGRQLSLSNLDKNLYPEFTKGEVIDYYARIAPVMLPHLKDRAATRIRWPDGVDGGKFFEKNAPSHTPDWIRTATVPSPGSTRGRETLDYIVVDDLPTLVWCANLAALELHVPQWKVGPRGKVHAPDLLVFDLDPGPPATIVEACKVALLLEELLGEDGLQAYPKTSGKKGLHVYVPIKEPKEAERTSQYAKGIAERLATEHPDLVVAKMEKRLRKDKVFVDWSQNNPAKTTVAPYSLRAASRPSVSTPVTWDELQECEDAADLVFSPNEALERVDGHGDLLAPLLEDHRPLP, encoded by the coding sequence GTGAGCGGCAAGAAGACCACCGTGGACGTGGACGGGCGGCAGCTCTCGCTGTCCAACCTCGACAAGAACCTCTATCCGGAGTTCACCAAGGGCGAGGTCATCGACTACTACGCGCGCATCGCCCCGGTGATGCTGCCGCACCTGAAGGACCGCGCCGCCACCCGGATCCGCTGGCCGGACGGTGTCGACGGCGGCAAGTTCTTCGAGAAGAACGCGCCGTCCCACACGCCGGACTGGATCCGCACCGCGACCGTGCCGAGCCCCGGCAGCACGCGGGGCCGCGAGACGCTCGACTACATCGTGGTGGACGACCTGCCCACGCTCGTGTGGTGCGCGAACCTCGCGGCGCTGGAACTGCACGTCCCGCAGTGGAAGGTGGGGCCCCGCGGCAAGGTGCACGCGCCCGACCTCCTCGTCTTCGACCTCGACCCCGGCCCGCCCGCGACGATCGTCGAGGCGTGCAAGGTGGCGCTTCTGCTCGAAGAGCTGCTCGGTGAGGACGGCCTGCAGGCGTACCCGAAGACCAGCGGCAAGAAGGGCCTGCACGTGTACGTCCCCATCAAGGAGCCCAAGGAGGCCGAGCGGACGTCCCAGTACGCCAAGGGCATCGCCGAACGGCTCGCCACGGAGCACCCGGACCTGGTCGTCGCGAAGATGGAGAAGCGCCTGCGCAAGGACAAGGTCTTCGTCGACTGGAGCCAGAACAATCCCGCGAAGACGACCGTCGCGCCGTACTCGCTGCGCGCGGCGAGCCGCCCGTCCGTCTCGACGCCCGTCACGTGGGACGAGCTCCAAGAGTGCGAGGACGCCGCCGACCTCGTCTTCTCCCCCAACGAGGCGCTGGAGCGCGTGGACGGGCACGGCGACCTCCTGGCGCCGCTCCTGGAGGACCACCGCCCGCTCCCCTGA
- the ligD gene encoding non-homologous end-joining DNA ligase, translating into MTMPWPVEPMMAATGELPPDGERWGLELKWDGVRVLAHVSADGVRAGGRRGGDVTGRYPELSALADLLPDHDVVLDGEVVAFDAGRPSFERLQRRMHVEHPDARLIRLVPVRYVVFDVLYLDGHLLYDLPYTDRRSLLADLDLAGTGPVEVPPYLHGADATQVRELLAFTREQRLEGVLAKRLDSPYRPGRRVDFWRKVKNFMTREVIVCGWKPGKGRREGGVGSLLLGEYDVKGMLGFVGHVGTGFTDRALDELYETLWPLRRPTSPYDEAVPREFAKDAQWVEPLLVGEVAYSARTRDGRLRFPSWRGLRDDKDPLEVTSEQ; encoded by the coding sequence ATGACCATGCCGTGGCCCGTTGAGCCCATGATGGCCGCCACCGGGGAGCTGCCCCCCGACGGCGAGCGCTGGGGCCTGGAGCTGAAGTGGGACGGGGTCCGCGTCCTGGCGCACGTCTCGGCGGACGGCGTCCGGGCCGGCGGGCGGCGCGGCGGCGACGTCACGGGCCGGTACCCGGAGCTGTCCGCCCTGGCCGACCTGCTGCCCGACCACGACGTCGTGCTGGACGGCGAGGTCGTCGCCTTCGACGCGGGGCGGCCGAGCTTCGAGCGCCTCCAGCGGCGGATGCACGTCGAGCACCCCGACGCGCGGCTGATCCGCCTCGTCCCCGTCCGGTACGTGGTCTTCGACGTCCTGTACCTGGACGGGCACCTCCTCTACGACCTGCCGTACACCGACCGCAGGTCGCTGCTGGCCGACCTTGACCTGGCCGGAACCGGCCCCGTGGAGGTCCCTCCGTACCTGCACGGCGCCGACGCCACGCAGGTGCGGGAGTTACTCGCCTTCACCCGCGAGCAGCGCCTGGAGGGCGTCCTGGCCAAGCGGCTCGACTCCCCGTACCGGCCGGGGCGGCGCGTCGACTTCTGGCGCAAGGTGAAGAACTTCATGACGCGCGAGGTCATCGTCTGCGGCTGGAAGCCCGGCAAGGGCCGGCGCGAAGGCGGGGTGGGGTCGCTGCTGCTCGGCGAGTACGACGTGAAGGGCATGCTGGGGTTCGTCGGTCACGTCGGCACGGGCTTCACCGACCGCGCCCTGGACGAGCTGTACGAGACGCTGTGGCCGCTGCGCCGCCCGACGAGCCCCTACGACGAGGCCGTCCCGCGCGAGTTCGCCAAAGACGCCCAATGGGTTGAGCCGCTACTCGTCGGGGAGGTCGCCTACAGCGCCCGCACCCGGGACGGACGCCTCCGCTTCCCGTCCTGGAGGGGCCTGCGTGACGACAAGGACCCCCTGGAGGTCACGAGTGAGCAGTAG